The Stutzerimonas stutzeri DNA window GGCCAGGCCCCAAGAATCTTTCAGGTCCAGGCCGTTGAAACCATTCCCCTCAGCCTGGCTGCTCAACTTGTCGTCGAAGAACCATGTGTAGTTAACGCCAGCCCCAACGTACGGTTGGAAAGCCGACGTTTTATCCAGCGGGTAGTAGATAACGCTCAGGGTCGGCGGCAGATGCTTGATAGTTCCGAACTTCCCGTCCAGTGGTGCGCCAAGGCCTTTGACGCCAACGTCGTGGCTGAACGGCGTAGCGGCCAGCAGTTCGATCCCTACCTTGTCGGTGATCATGTAGGCGAAGTTGAGGCCCAACTGAGTGTCGCTGTCGAGCGTAGCCTTGGTACCGGCAATTGGACCGGTCAGTGCGGTAGAGATAGAACTGCTGTCTTCACGCGGATCAACGGTAACCGCACCAGCGCGAACGATGATGTCCCCGGCTTCGAAAGCCTGGGCGAAGGGGGCGGCCAGCGCCAGGGCCAGCGCGGAAGCGGTGAACAGGGTCTTGCGCATGATGATGCTCCGTTTGTTGGAATGCGATTGGGGGCCATGGTAGGCAGTGGGCGCTTGGGCTTTTTGATCCAGCTCAATGAAAGCCGCGTCGTCAGCTGCGACGTAATGCCCGGGTTGCTTTGCGTCAATTCACAGATGATAATGTTTCTCTTTTGAGTTAACGACCGTCTGCAAGGACCCCTCCATGCCTTCCTTCATCCCCCGCCTGTTGGCGGTTGCCGTGCTGCCGTGCTGCCTGCACCTGTATGCCGGGTCGCTCTCCGCGGCCCCGCTGGACGCTGCGCTCGATGAGAGCGAGCGCCTGTCTGCCGAAGCCAAGGCTTCGCAAGCGCGGATCGATCAGCTCGACGACGCCACGCGCGAGATGCTCACCGAGTACCGCAACGCGCTGCAGCAGACCGAAGCCCTGAAGGCCTACAACAAGCAGCTGCAGGAATTGACCGCTGCGCAGCGCAAGGAACTGGTGGGCTTCCAGCGCCAGCTGGACAGCATCGAGCGCACCCAGGAAGCGGTAACGCCGCAAATGAGTCGCATGGTCGAGGTGCTCGGCGAGTTCATCGCAGCCGACTTGCCGTTCCTGCCCGAGGAGCGCGCTGATCGCCTGGCCGGCCTGCAGGACCTGCTGCCGCGTGCCGACGTCAGTCTGGCGGAGAAGTACCGGCGCATCCTCGAGGCCTATCAGATCGAAAGCGACTACGGCCGCACACTGGAAGCCTGGCGCGGCGAACTGCCGGGCAATGGCGATTCGCGTAGCGTCGAGTTCCTCCGTCTGGGCCGGGTGATGCTCTATTACCAGACCCTCGATGCCCACGAGAGCGGCTGGTGGAACCCGCAGACGCGCAGCTGGGAAGTGCTCGATGGCAGCGCCCGACGGCCGCTGACCCAGGCCATCGCCATTGCCCGCCAGCAGCAGGCGCCCGCATATCTGCAACTGCCCGTGAAGACCCTGGCCGAGGAGGCCGCGCAATGAGCCGTCTGTTTTCCCTGTTCCTTGTCGCGCTGCTGCCGCTCACCTCTCATGCGGCGGAGCCGCTCAGTCCCGACCAGCTGCTCGAGCGCATTCGCAGCGACCGCGCGGCCGAGGTCAGCGCCATGCAGACCCGCGAGCAGGCCTTCGTGCGTGACCGTGGCGAGCAGCAGCAACTGCTGTCACGCGCACGGGCCGCCCTCGCCGAGCAGAAGGCCGAGGCCGAGCGGCTGAAGGCTGAATTCGACCGCCAGGAAGCGGAGCTGGCCGAGCAGGAAAAGCTGCTGGCACAGCGTGTCGGTCATCTCGGCGAGCTGTTCGGCGTGGTGCGGCAGAGTGCCGGTGATATCGCCGGCCAGTGGCAGGATAGCCTGCTCAATGCCCAGTATCCCGAGCGACTCAAGCAGCTGCGCAGCCTGGCCGAAAGTCGTGCCTTGCCATCAGCCGATGACCTCGATGCCTTCTGGATGACCCTCCTCGAAGACCTGGCGGCCAGCGGCCGCGTCGAGCGCGTGCAACTTCCGGTGGTGGGCACCGACGGTGCGCGCAGCGAGCAGCCGGTACTGCGTGTCGGCAGCTTCTCCGCCTTTACCAGCGACGCCTTCCTGCGCTACGACGCTGATGCCGGGGAGCTGCTGGTGCCGCCGCGTCAGCCTTCCGGCACGGGCCTGATCGAGGATTACCTGAAAAGCTCCGATGCCCTGGCCACGCTGCCTGTCGACCCGAGCCGGGGTACCCTGCTGGCGCAGTTGCAGCGCCAGCCGGACCTGTGGGATCGAGTCAAGCAGGGCGGTCTGGTCGGTGGCGTGATCCTGGTGCTCGGCGCCATCGGTCTGCTGCTGGCGATCTGGCGCATGGTCTATCTCGGTGGCATTGGCCGCAAGGTTGGAAGTCAGATGCGCGAGCTCAATCATCCGCGCGACGACAACCCGCTCGGCCGCATCATCGGCGTGCTGGGGCCCAAGCCGCAGCTGTCGGACCTGGAGACGCTGGAGCTCAAGCTGGACGAAGCCATCCTGCAGGAAACCCCGCCGCTGGAGCGTGGCCAACCGCTACTCAAGCTGCTCGCCGCCGTGGCGCCGCTGCTCGGCCTGCTGGGTACCGTGACCGGCATGATCATCACCTTCCAGGCCATCACCCAGAGTGGTGGCGGCGATTCGCGGCTGATGGCCGACGGCATTTCCCAGGCGCTGGTGACTACAGTGCTGGGCCTGGTGGTGGCGATTCCGCTGCTGTTCCTGCACAGCCTGTTGGCCAGCCGCAGCAAGGCGCTGATCCAGCTGCTGGAGCAGCAGAGCGCCGGGCTGATCGCGCTGCATCTGTCCGGAGCACCGCGCCGTGACTGATCTGCGCGCTCACTGGCTGAGTGTTGTCGACAGCGGTCACGCGCTGCTCGACTTCATGACCGCGGGTGGGGTGGTGATGTGGGCATTGGCCGGCCTGTGCGTGCTGTATTGGACGCTGGTGTTCGAGCGCCTGTGGTTCATGCGTCGGGTCTTCCCGCATTGGGTCGAGTCGCGCCGGCAGGCCTGGGCGCAGCTGGCCGATGAGCCCGGCAGCTGGCAGCGCGCCGTGCGCCTGGCCTGGCTGGCGCAGGCACAGCAGCAGCTGTCCGGCCCGCTGCGGTTGAGCAAGACGCTGGTTGCGATGTATCCGCTGCTCGGCCTGCTGGGCACGGTCAGCGGCATGATCGCGGTTTTCGATGTGCTGGCGCTCAGCGGCACCGGCAACCCTCGCGGCATGGCTGCGGGCGTCTGGCAGGCGACCCTGCCGACCATGGCCGGCATGGTGCTGGCCATCACGGGATTGTTCAGTCTGGCGCGCCTCGAGCGAATCGCGCGCCAGTCTCTCGACCGGCTGGCCGACCAGCTGCGTCACGATTGAGGATTAGCGGGATGCGTATGCGTCGTCACCATTACCAGCAGGAAGAAGACACCGGTATCGATCTCACGCCGATGCTCGACGTGGTCTTCATCATGCTGATCTTCTTCATCGTCACCAGCTCCTTCATCAAGGAGTCGGGTGTCGAGGTCCAGCGCCCGCAGGCCGATACCGCGAGCACGCAGGACAAGGGCAACATCCTTATCGCCGTCACCGCCGATGGGCAGGTCTGGATCGACAAGCAGGCGGTGGACGTGCGCAGCGTCCGCGCCCATGTCGAGCGGATGCGGGTGGATCAGCCCGAGGGCGCGGTGGTTGTCCAGGCAGACCAGGATGCCCGCACCGGCCTTGTGGTGCAGGTGATGGACCAGGCGCGCCAGGCCGGCGTGCAGGACGTGGCGCTGGCTGCCAGCACGGGGTCGCGCTGATGCAACCGCGGCTGGTCCGTTTCAGTCTGGCTTTTGTCGCCGCCTGCGTGGTGGCGCTGCTGCTGTTCGCCCTGATGCTGAGCATGGTCAATCCACCGCGCAGCAAGATTCAGGAAGACCCGCTGGCCATCGCCAATTTCGTGCGTATGGATGGACGCAACGAAGACAGCGTCACGCGCACTCGCCAGCAGGCGCCGCAACCGCCACAGCCGAAGACGCCGCAACCGCCGACGCCGCCGACGCCGAACATGGCCACGCCGGATGCCAACCTGCCGAAGCTCGACCTCGATCTGCCGAGCATCGATGCGGGCATTTCGGTTGCGACCGCGCCGGCGCCCAGCCTGACCGGCCTGACCGCTGCGCAGAGCACGCCTGCGGCCGCTCCGGCACCGGCTAGCGCGGCGGTCGAGGCGGCTGGCAAGCCGGGTGGCCCCGAGCAGGAAGTCATGCCGCTCAACGACGTGCGTCCGGAGTATCCCTATCGAGCACGGCAGCAGGGCATCGAGGGCCATATCAAGCTTGCCTTCACCATCAATCCCCAGGGGCGGGTGGAGAACATCCGCGTACTGGAGGCGTCACCACGCAACGTGTTCGATCGCGAGGCCCGGCGTGCTGCGGCCCGCTGGCGTTTCGCCCCGCGTACCGAGAACGGCGCGCCGGTATCCCGAGAAGCCGTTAAAACCCTGCACTTCCGCCTGCAAGGAGAACGCTGAAATGCTTCGTCTGCTGCTTGTGCTGACCCTTTTCCTCGCTGCTTCGGTCCAGGCTGCCCAGGCCATCGACCCGGCCGTGTTCATGGCGCTCGAGCGAGCGCAGACCGCGCAGAGCAAGGGCGACTATGCGGCTGCACGCAAGGCGCTGGACGGCGCGAGCGCCAAGCCGGGGAGCAACGAAGAGGCTTTGCTCTGGCGCAGCCGAGGCTATCTGGCCTGGGCCGAAGGCAACAACCGGCAGGCGCTGGAGTGGCTGGACAAGGCCGTGGCCAGCGGCAAGCTGGACGAGCAACTGCTGGCCGGCGAGCGCCTCAATCTGGCACGCTTGAACCTGGTCGAGGGGCGCTATGCCAAGGTCGTCAGCCTGCTGGGCTCGGCCAATCAGGCCGACGAGGAGATCCTGCAGATGCTGGTGCAGGCCTATCAGGGGCTCGGTCAGCATGCCAAGGCCCTGCCGCTGGCCGAACGTTACGTGCAGGCCAATCCGAAAGCCGGCGACACCTGGCTGCAGTTCCTGGTCGCCGGCAATGCCGAACTCAAACGCTATCAGGCCGCCGAACGCTGGCAACAGCAACTCTTGCTGCGCCATCCCGATCAGGTCAAGGCCTGGCGGCAGCTCGCCGGCCTTCAGCAGCTGGCCGGTGCCGAGGATCGCGCGCTGGCTACCCTACGGGCGGCGCACACCAAGGGGCTGCGCTTCACTGAGGCCGAGCTGGACAACCTGGTCGCGCTGGCCAGTGCCGCCGGCCAGCCCTGGCAGGGCGCCAAGCTGTTGGAGGGCATGCTTGCCTCGCGCTTGCTGCCGAGCAATGCGCAACGTCAGGAACGCATGGGCATGCTCTGGTGGCAGGCACGTGAGCGTACCGAAGCCGCCAAGATCTATCGGCAGTTGGCGACCCAGACCGGCAGTGCCAAGTTCTGGATGAATGTCGCACAGCTCGAACTGGAACAGGCCCGCTGGCAGGCCGGGCTCGAAGCGCTGAAACAGGCGGAGCGAGCCGGAGCGGAGCGTCGCTGGGTGCGCGAGTGGCGGGAGTGGGCTGAAGGCGAGCTCAGCTTCGAGCGCGAACGGCAGGTCGCCAGCGTCCGCTGATTGGCGTGGCGACCACGGCGATCACTATCGCCGTCGTCCTGCGCCTGCTGGTCACTGCAACTCGTAGGGATAGATCTTCTGCGCCTGCATGCGGTAGCCGGCCTCTGCCAGCTCGCTGCTGGCATGCTCGACGCGCATGGGCCCTTCGATCCAGAACGGCTCGTACAGCGCTTCTACCCGCACGCCCAGTTCACTGGTGGCATGCACGATCTGGTTGGACGGCGGTGGTGGCACATGGATGCAGGCGCCGAAATAGGGCACCAGCAGGAACTCAATGACGCGCCCTTCGTCGGTCATGTCCAGCGGCACGATATAGCCTGGCAATTTCACCATCTGCCCATCGAGCGCCTCGACCACCGGCGCGGCCGGCGACTGCTGTGCCGCGGCCGGGCCGGCCTCGGCGGCGAGCGCATCGGCCAGCTGCGACATGTCATGTATCGCCAGCGGCGGTGGCGGCGGAGGGGCTCCTTCCGGAATCAGCTCCGACCATTGCAGCAGACGGACTTCAGCCGCGTGCAGGGGCAGCGCGCAGGCCAGGAGCAGGGCGAACAGCAGGCGTGGCATGGGCTTCCTCATAGTCGGATCGACAGGCCATCGGCAAGCGATTGGCGATACGCCCGCCAGGCCGGCACGCTGCCCATCAGCAGCGCGGCCAGCAGGATAGCGCCAAGCAGGCTCCACTCATAGGCGCTCGGCCAGGCCAGCGGCAGATACAGGCCGTACAGGCTCTGCAGCGGCGCCTGTGCGATGGCGATCCCTGCATACAACAGGGCCAGCCCCAGCAGCGTGCCCGCCAGCGCCAGACCGAAGGCCTCGATGATCAACAGCGCGGCGATATGCCAGGGGCGAGCACCCACTGAGCGCAGGATCGCCATCTCCCGGCGACGTTCGTTGAGGCTGGTGAGGATCGCCGTCAGCATGCCGATCAGCCCGGTCAGCACGACGAATAGCGAGACCACGAACAGCGCCTTCTCGGCTGTGCCCATCAGGCTCCAGAGTTCCTGCAGGGCAACGCCGGGCAGGATCGCCAGCAGCGGTTCGCCGCGGTACTGGTTGATTTCCCGTTGCAGGGTGAACGTGGCGACCTTGCTGTTCAAGCCGAGCAGGAACGCCGTGATCTGCTGTGGCTGAAGATCTAGGCCACGCGCTTGCTCGGCGTCGATGCGTGCGGCGCCGCGCGCCGGCATGCCGTTCTGCCAGTCGATGTGCAGCGCTTCCATGCCGGCCAGGCTGATGTGCAGGGTGCGGTCGACAGGAGTGCCGGTGCGCTGCAGCACGCCAACCACGCGGAACGGCTTGTCGTCGTGCTGCACCAGGCTGACCCGAGCGGTGCCATGGGCCAGCACGATACTGTCGTCGAGCCGGTAGCCCAGCGCGCTGGCCACTTCGGCGCCCAGTACTACCTCGAACGGGTCGCTTTCGAAGGCGCGGCCTTCGGCCAGCTGCAGCTGCTGCTTGCGGCCGTAGCGGTAATGCTCGAAATAGGCGCTGCTGGTGCCCATCACTCGATAACCACGATGGGAATCGCCGAGGGAAATCGGGATTGCCCAGTCGACACGCGGGTGTTCGGCGAAGTGCTGGTAGCTTTCCCAGCGGATGTTGTTCGTCGCGTTACCGATGCGAAACACCGAATAGAGCAGCAGATTCACCGAGCCGGAGCGGGCGCCGACCACCAGATCGGTGCCGCTGATGGTGCTGGCGAAGCTGGCGCGGGTTTCGCTGCGTACCCGTTCGACGGCGAGCAGCAGGCACACTGACAGCGCGATGGCGAATACGGTCAACAGGGCGGTAAAGCGGCGATTGTTAAGGCTCGCCAGGGCCAGGCGCAGTAGATACATCGCTCAGCACTCCGGCGCGCGTGCGGCGCGATTGAGATCGGCCAGCGACAGGCTGCGGTCGAACAGCGGTGCGAGGCTTTGATCATGGCTGACGAACAGCAGGCTGGCGCCCGCCGCCCGGCACTCGGAAAACAGCAGTTTCAGGAAGGCTTCGCGGCTGTCCGCATCCAGTGCCGAGGTCGGCTCGTCGGCGATGACCAGCTCGGGCTGGCCGATCAGCGCTCGGGCGGCAGCCACGCGCTGCTGCTGGCCGATGGAGAGCGCATCGGCCCGCCGCTCGAACAGCTCCGGTGCCAGCCCCAGGTGCTCCAGCAGGCTGGCCGCGGCGGCGTCCGTGCTGCCGTGCCGCTTGCGCGCACGTTCGGCACGTAGCCGCGAAAAATGGCAGGGCAGACCGACGTTTTCACGCACCGAGAGAAAGGGCAGCAGGTTGAACTGCTGAAAGATGTAGCCGGTGTGATCGACCCGGAAGCGATCACGGGCGCCCGCCGACAGGCTGCCGAGGTCACGGTCGAGCAGGCGCACGCTGCCGCGCGCGGCCTTTTGCACGCCGCCGATCAGACCGAGCAGGGTGGTCTTGCCGCTGCCCGAGGGGCCTTTGAGAAACAGGCTCTCGCCGCGCTCGAGGCGAAAGCAGGGGATGTCCAGCAGCTCGGCCTGGCGTGGCCAGGCGAAGCCGAGGTTGTCGATTGCGAGAAGTGGAGCGGTCATCGATGTCCAGTGCCGGTTCAGAAAGGCAGCTGCGTGCGCGCCGGGGTCAGTTCCGCGCCCTGTTGGCCGTTGGGGCCGATCAGTTGTACCTGAATCTTCTCCGTGCCGGGGAATCGTTCGAACAGGCCCTTGAGATCCAGCGCCTGGAGCGCCCCCGGATTGCTGCAATCGAACTGGTAGCTTGCCTCGATATCACTGTGGCCGCCGTGTTCCTCTGCGGCGGCATGGCTGTGTTCGTGCTGGTGGTCATCGTCCTGGTCGCGGCGCTGGTAACCGGCGTGAGCCGAACCGAGCAGTTCGCCATGCAGGTGCTGCTCGCTGACCGAGCAGCCGGCGGCCGTCGGCAGGCCGAACAACGCTGCCGGTTGCTCCAGCTGGCTCCGCGCCTCGGCAATCTTCGCTTCGTCCGCTGGCGTGGCAGGTGCGTGTTCGAAGCCGACCAGGTTCATGGCCGGGCTGATGAACTCCAGTTCTAGACGCTTGCCATCCAGCGCGGCATTCAGGCGAGCCGCACCATGTTCGTGGGCGCCGAGGCTGGCAGCTTCTTCATGTTCGTGATGATGATCTTCATGTGCTTGGCTGTAGCTCAGGGGCAACAGAAGCACGGGTACGGCGAGCAGTAA harbors:
- a CDS encoding OmpW/AlkL family protein, whose protein sequence is MRKTLFTASALALALAAPFAQAFEAGDIIVRAGAVTVDPREDSSSISTALTGPIAGTKATLDSDTQLGLNFAYMITDKVGIELLAATPFSHDVGVKGLGAPLDGKFGTIKHLPPTLSVIYYPLDKTSAFQPYVGAGVNYTWFFDDKLSSQAEGNGFNGLDLKDSWGLAAQVGMDYMLTDNIMLNAQVRYIDIDTEATSNHAVLGKVKVDVDVDPFVYMVGLGYKF
- a CDS encoding DUF3450 domain-containing protein — translated: MPSFIPRLLAVAVLPCCLHLYAGSLSAAPLDAALDESERLSAEAKASQARIDQLDDATREMLTEYRNALQQTEALKAYNKQLQELTAAQRKELVGFQRQLDSIERTQEAVTPQMSRMVEVLGEFIAADLPFLPEERADRLAGLQDLLPRADVSLAEKYRRILEAYQIESDYGRTLEAWRGELPGNGDSRSVEFLRLGRVMLYYQTLDAHESGWWNPQTRSWEVLDGSARRPLTQAIAIARQQQAPAYLQLPVKTLAEEAAQ
- a CDS encoding MotA/TolQ/ExbB proton channel family protein; protein product: MSRLFSLFLVALLPLTSHAAEPLSPDQLLERIRSDRAAEVSAMQTREQAFVRDRGEQQQLLSRARAALAEQKAEAERLKAEFDRQEAELAEQEKLLAQRVGHLGELFGVVRQSAGDIAGQWQDSLLNAQYPERLKQLRSLAESRALPSADDLDAFWMTLLEDLAASGRVERVQLPVVGTDGARSEQPVLRVGSFSAFTSDAFLRYDADAGELLVPPRQPSGTGLIEDYLKSSDALATLPVDPSRGTLLAQLQRQPDLWDRVKQGGLVGGVILVLGAIGLLLAIWRMVYLGGIGRKVGSQMRELNHPRDDNPLGRIIGVLGPKPQLSDLETLELKLDEAILQETPPLERGQPLLKLLAAVAPLLGLLGTVTGMIITFQAITQSGGGDSRLMADGISQALVTTVLGLVVAIPLLFLHSLLASRSKALIQLLEQQSAGLIALHLSGAPRRD
- a CDS encoding MotA/TolQ/ExbB proton channel family protein translates to MTDLRAHWLSVVDSGHALLDFMTAGGVVMWALAGLCVLYWTLVFERLWFMRRVFPHWVESRRQAWAQLADEPGSWQRAVRLAWLAQAQQQLSGPLRLSKTLVAMYPLLGLLGTVSGMIAVFDVLALSGTGNPRGMAAGVWQATLPTMAGMVLAITGLFSLARLERIARQSLDRLADQLRHD
- a CDS encoding ExbD/TolR family protein produces the protein MRMRRHHYQQEEDTGIDLTPMLDVVFIMLIFFIVTSSFIKESGVEVQRPQADTASTQDKGNILIAVTADGQVWIDKQAVDVRSVRAHVERMRVDQPEGAVVVQADQDARTGLVVQVMDQARQAGVQDVALAASTGSR
- a CDS encoding energy transducer TonB, translating into MQPRLVRFSLAFVAACVVALLLFALMLSMVNPPRSKIQEDPLAIANFVRMDGRNEDSVTRTRQQAPQPPQPKTPQPPTPPTPNMATPDANLPKLDLDLPSIDAGISVATAPAPSLTGLTAAQSTPAAAPAPASAAVEAAGKPGGPEQEVMPLNDVRPEYPYRARQQGIEGHIKLAFTINPQGRVENIRVLEASPRNVFDREARRAAARWRFAPRTENGAPVSREAVKTLHFRLQGER
- a CDS encoding tetratricopeptide repeat protein, whose product is MLRLLLVLTLFLAASVQAAQAIDPAVFMALERAQTAQSKGDYAAARKALDGASAKPGSNEEALLWRSRGYLAWAEGNNRQALEWLDKAVASGKLDEQLLAGERLNLARLNLVEGRYAKVVSLLGSANQADEEILQMLVQAYQGLGQHAKALPLAERYVQANPKAGDTWLQFLVAGNAELKRYQAAERWQQQLLLRHPDQVKAWRQLAGLQQLAGAEDRALATLRAAHTKGLRFTEAELDNLVALASAAGQPWQGAKLLEGMLASRLLPSNAQRQERMGMLWWQARERTEAAKIYRQLATQTGSAKFWMNVAQLELEQARWQAGLEALKQAERAGAERRWVREWREWAEGELSFERERQVASVR
- a CDS encoding DUF3299 domain-containing protein, encoding MPRLLFALLLACALPLHAAEVRLLQWSELIPEGAPPPPPPLAIHDMSQLADALAAEAGPAAAQQSPAAPVVEALDGQMVKLPGYIVPLDMTDEGRVIEFLLVPYFGACIHVPPPPSNQIVHATSELGVRVEALYEPFWIEGPMRVEHASSELAEAGYRMQAQKIYPYELQ
- a CDS encoding ABC transporter permease, with the translated sequence MYLLRLALASLNNRRFTALLTVFAIALSVCLLLAVERVRSETRASFASTISGTDLVVGARSGSVNLLLYSVFRIGNATNNIRWESYQHFAEHPRVDWAIPISLGDSHRGYRVMGTSSAYFEHYRYGRKQQLQLAEGRAFESDPFEVVLGAEVASALGYRLDDSIVLAHGTARVSLVQHDDKPFRVVGVLQRTGTPVDRTLHISLAGMEALHIDWQNGMPARGAARIDAEQARGLDLQPQQITAFLLGLNSKVATFTLQREINQYRGEPLLAILPGVALQELWSLMGTAEKALFVVSLFVVLTGLIGMLTAILTSLNERRREMAILRSVGARPWHIAALLIIEAFGLALAGTLLGLALLYAGIAIAQAPLQSLYGLYLPLAWPSAYEWSLLGAILLAALLMGSVPAWRAYRQSLADGLSIRL
- a CDS encoding ABC transporter ATP-binding protein, with protein sequence MTAPLLAIDNLGFAWPRQAELLDIPCFRLERGESLFLKGPSGSGKTTLLGLIGGVQKAARGSVRLLDRDLGSLSAGARDRFRVDHTGYIFQQFNLLPFLSVRENVGLPCHFSRLRAERARKRHGSTDAAAASLLEHLGLAPELFERRADALSIGQQQRVAAARALIGQPELVIADEPTSALDADSREAFLKLLFSECRAAGASLLFVSHDQSLAPLFDRSLSLADLNRAARAPEC
- a CDS encoding DUF2796 domain-containing protein; the protein is MELTMRHLLLAVPVLLLPLSYSQAHEDHHHEHEEAASLGAHEHGAARLNAALDGKRLELEFISPAMNLVGFEHAPATPADEAKIAEARSQLEQPAALFGLPTAAGCSVSEQHLHGELLGSAHAGYQRRDQDDDHQHEHSHAAAEEHGGHSDIEASYQFDCSNPGALQALDLKGLFERFPGTEKIQVQLIGPNGQQGAELTPARTQLPF